A part of Populus alba chromosome 8, ASM523922v2, whole genome shotgun sequence genomic DNA contains:
- the LOC118054173 gene encoding uncharacterized protein — MALEWVVLGYAAGAEAIMVLLLTIPGLDGLRKGLLAVTRNLLKPFMSVVPFCLFLLMDIYWKYETRPTCEGESCSPTEHLRHQKSIMKSQRNALLIGAALIFYWLLYSVTHLVVKIEQLNQRVERLKSKE; from the coding sequence ATGGCACTTGAGTGGGTAGTACTAGGCTATGCCGCAGGCGCAGAGGCAATCATGGTCCTTCTCTTGACCATCCCAGGCCTTGACGGACTGCGCAAGGGACTGCTCGCGGTGACGCGCAATCTGCTGAAGCCGTTTATGTCGGTGGTTCCGTTTTGCCTGTTTCTGCTGATGGATATATACTGGAAGTATGAGACGAGGCCGACCTGCGAGGGCGAGTCCTGCTCTCCAACCGAGCACCTCCGTCACCAGAAATCTATTATGAAAAGCCAGAGGAATGCGTTGTTGATCGGTGCTGCTCTAATTTTCTACTGGCTTCTTTACTCGGTCACTCATCTTGTTGTGAAGATCGAGCAATTGAATCAGCGCGTCGAGAGGCTCAAGAGCAAGGAGtaa
- the LOC118054179 gene encoding plant UBX domain-containing protein 2 isoform X2, whose translation MDDMKDKFKGFMKKVSSSSSPSKFKGQGRVLGGGGSTPSQSSSGPTNPLHARYSQPVNSNNSKPKPNPSSSLTSSSNSKPLLEKRSNLDQNKPTPANKTTNGLDPFDSLITTSKRSQNGYSLNVFECPICGQSYQSEEEVSIHVETCVNNSNANIAVESNDRVVGDDSAVEDSSGSELETCVSAYLSGKPLQGSVEVVLRLLRNIVKEPANAKFRRIRMANPKIREAVTEVAGGVELLEIVGFGLKEEGGEMWAILEEAPKEERIGLINKVIGLLEPRKEEQEEPRAEAKPSDAPAETEEQVEPKKVDRQIRVFFSVPENVAARIELPDSFYSLSAEELKREADMRKKKIAESQLLIPKSYKEKQAKAGRKRYKRTIIRIQFPDGVVLQGVFAPWESTTTLYKHLKNLVWSSSCYILLQSNGGLSLVLLQWEREPLHLMLKIWFLRLSSSSDPLKLIPLFLQGSVMSSLRSVSH comes from the exons atggATGACATGAAAGACAAGTTCAAGGGTTTCATGAAGAAAgtctcttcttcatcttctccttCTAAATTCAAGGGCCAAGGTCGTGTCTTGGGCGGTGGTGGTTCCACTCCTTCTCAATCATCATCCGGACCTACTAATCCTCTCCATGCCCGTTATTCTCAACCTGTTAATTCAAATAATTCGAAGCCCAAGCCAAACCCATCTTCCTCACTTACTTCTTCTTCAAATTCCAAGCCTTTGCTTGAAAAAAGATCCAATCTTGATCAAAACAAACCCACTCCTGCCAACAAAACCACGAATGGCCTCGACCCATTTGACTCATTGATCACCACTAGCAAAAGATCTCAAAATGGATACTCGTTGAATGTGTTTGAGTGCCCAATTTGTGGGCAGTCGTATCAATCAGAAGAAGAGGTCTCTATACATGTAGAAACCTGTGTCAATAACAGTAATGCTAATATTGCAGTTGAAAGCAATGATCGTGTCGTTGGTGATGATAGTGCGGTAGAAGATTCTAGTGGGAGTGAATTGGAGACTTGTGTTAGTGCATACTTGTCAGGAAAGCCGCTGCAGGGATCGGTGGAGGTTGTGCTTAGACTGTTGAGGAATATTGTCAAGGAGCCTGCGAATGCAAAATTTAGGAGGATTAGAATGGCGAATCCAAAGATAAGAGAGGCAGTGACTGAGGTTGCTGGAGGGGTCGAGTTATTGGAGATTGTAGGGTTTGGATTGAAGGAGGAGGGTGGAGAAATGTGGGCCATCTTGGAGGAAGCTCCTAAAGAGGAGAGAATTGGTTTGATTAATAAGGTGATAGGATTATTAGAACCTAGGAAGGAGGAGCAGGAAGAGCCCAGGGCCGAGGCTAAGCCATCTGATGCTCCAGCTGAGACAGAGGAACAGGTTGAGCCAAAGAAGGTTGACAGGCAG ATAAGGGTCTTCTTTTCTGTCCCTGAAAATGTAGCAGCAAGAATTGAGCTGCCAGATTCATTTTACAGCCTCTCCGCTGAAGAGCTAAAAAGAGAAGCTGatatgaggaagaagaagattgcaGAATCTCAGCTTTTGATCCCCAAGTCTTACAAAGAAAAGCAAGCAAAAGCTGGTAGGAAGAGATACAAAAGGACTATAATTCGCATCCAATTTCCTGATGGAGTGGTTCTTCAAGGTGTCTTTGCTCCTTGGGAATCAACAACTACTCTCTACAAG CACTTAAAGAACCTGGTTTGGAGTTCGAGCTGTTACATCCTGTTGCAGTCAAACGGAGGGTTATCCCTCGTACTCCTTCAGTGGGAGAGAGAGCCACTACACTTGATGCTGAAGATTTGGTTCCTTCGGCTCTCATCAAGTTCAGACCCATTGAAACTGATTCCTCTGTTTTTACAGGGCTCTGTAATGAGCTCCTTGAGATCAGTGAGCCACTGA
- the LOC118054179 gene encoding plant UBX domain-containing protein 2 isoform X1, translated as MDDMKDKFKGFMKKVSSSSSPSKFKGQGRVLGGGGSTPSQSSSGPTNPLHARYSQPVNSNNSKPKPNPSSSLTSSSNSKPLLEKRSNLDQNKPTPANKTTNGLDPFDSLITTSKRSQNGYSLNVFECPICGQSYQSEEEVSIHVETCVNNSNANIAVESNDRVVGDDSAVEDSSGSELETCVSAYLSGKPLQGSVEVVLRLLRNIVKEPANAKFRRIRMANPKIREAVTEVAGGVELLEIVGFGLKEEGGEMWAILEEAPKEERIGLINKVIGLLEPRKEEQEEPRAEAKPSDAPAETEEQVEPKKVDRQIRVFFSVPENVAARIELPDSFYSLSAEELKREADMRKKKIAESQLLIPKSYKEKQAKAGRKRYKRTIIRIQFPDGVVLQGVFAPWESTTTLYKFVSAALKEPGLEFELLHPVAVKRRVIPRTPSVGERATTLDAEDLVPSALIKFRPIETDSSVFTGLCNELLEISEPLN; from the exons atggATGACATGAAAGACAAGTTCAAGGGTTTCATGAAGAAAgtctcttcttcatcttctccttCTAAATTCAAGGGCCAAGGTCGTGTCTTGGGCGGTGGTGGTTCCACTCCTTCTCAATCATCATCCGGACCTACTAATCCTCTCCATGCCCGTTATTCTCAACCTGTTAATTCAAATAATTCGAAGCCCAAGCCAAACCCATCTTCCTCACTTACTTCTTCTTCAAATTCCAAGCCTTTGCTTGAAAAAAGATCCAATCTTGATCAAAACAAACCCACTCCTGCCAACAAAACCACGAATGGCCTCGACCCATTTGACTCATTGATCACCACTAGCAAAAGATCTCAAAATGGATACTCGTTGAATGTGTTTGAGTGCCCAATTTGTGGGCAGTCGTATCAATCAGAAGAAGAGGTCTCTATACATGTAGAAACCTGTGTCAATAACAGTAATGCTAATATTGCAGTTGAAAGCAATGATCGTGTCGTTGGTGATGATAGTGCGGTAGAAGATTCTAGTGGGAGTGAATTGGAGACTTGTGTTAGTGCATACTTGTCAGGAAAGCCGCTGCAGGGATCGGTGGAGGTTGTGCTTAGACTGTTGAGGAATATTGTCAAGGAGCCTGCGAATGCAAAATTTAGGAGGATTAGAATGGCGAATCCAAAGATAAGAGAGGCAGTGACTGAGGTTGCTGGAGGGGTCGAGTTATTGGAGATTGTAGGGTTTGGATTGAAGGAGGAGGGTGGAGAAATGTGGGCCATCTTGGAGGAAGCTCCTAAAGAGGAGAGAATTGGTTTGATTAATAAGGTGATAGGATTATTAGAACCTAGGAAGGAGGAGCAGGAAGAGCCCAGGGCCGAGGCTAAGCCATCTGATGCTCCAGCTGAGACAGAGGAACAGGTTGAGCCAAAGAAGGTTGACAGGCAG ATAAGGGTCTTCTTTTCTGTCCCTGAAAATGTAGCAGCAAGAATTGAGCTGCCAGATTCATTTTACAGCCTCTCCGCTGAAGAGCTAAAAAGAGAAGCTGatatgaggaagaagaagattgcaGAATCTCAGCTTTTGATCCCCAAGTCTTACAAAGAAAAGCAAGCAAAAGCTGGTAGGAAGAGATACAAAAGGACTATAATTCGCATCCAATTTCCTGATGGAGTGGTTCTTCAAGGTGTCTTTGCTCCTTGGGAATCAACAACTACTCTCTACAAG TTTGTGAGCGCAGCACTTAAAGAACCTGGTTTGGAGTTCGAGCTGTTACATCCTGTTGCAGTCAAACGGAGGGTTATCCCTCGTACTCCTTCAGTGGGAGAGAGAGCCACTACACTTGATGCTGAAGATTTGGTTCCTTCGGCTCTCATCAAGTTCAGACCCATTGAAACTGATTCCTCTGTTTTTACAGGGCTCTGTAATGAGCTCCTTGAGATCAGTGAGCCACTGAATTGA
- the LOC118054194 gene encoding probable peroxygenase 4 has protein sequence MTSSTLSSIDKQQDGKFVPDDHNVLQKHVFFFDRNQDGIVYPWETFQGFRAIGCGILLSTASAFLINIALSQKTRPGKFPSLLFPIEVKNIHRTKHGSDSGVYDSEGRFVPGKFEEIFSKHARSHPNSLTADELMGMLKANREPKDFRGWVASYTEWKILYDICKDKNGLLHEDTIRAVYDGSLFEHMEKERTSAKKRA, from the exons ATGACTTCCTCCACATTATCATCAATCGATAAGCAACAAGATG GAAAATTTGTGCCAGATGATCATAACGTACTACAGAAGcatgttttcttctttgatAGGAATCAAGATGGCATAGTTTATCCCTGGGAGACATTTCAAG GTTTTCGCGCAATTGGGTGTGGTATCTTATTATCCACTGCCAGTGCCTTTCTGATCAATATCGCTCTCAGCCAGAAAACTCGACCT GGGAAGTTTCCATCTCTATTGTTCCCTATCGAGGTTAAGAACATCCACCGAACCAAACATGGGAGTGATTCTGGTGTGTATGACAGCGAAGGAag GTTCGTGCCTGGAAAGTTTGAAGAAATTTTCAGCAAACATGCACGTTCGCATCCAAATTCCTTGACAGCAGACGAACTGATGGGAATGCTCAAGGCTAACAGAGAACCTAAGGACTTTAGAGGATG gGTTGCTTCCTACACCGAATGGAAGATCCTGTACGATATTTGCAAGGACAAGAATGGTTTGCTTCACGAAGATACAATTAGAGCTGTCTATGATGGAAGCCTATTTGAACACATGGAGAAGGAAAGAACTTCAGCCAAAAAGAGAGCGTAA